The Methanobrevibacter olleyae genome has a segment encoding these proteins:
- a CDS encoding methanogenesis marker 17 protein has translation MYIESNDPEGAKVYDMIIRQIFQDLVLPPSIDDMRAYVNPDEVCFIIAIKMRKTSKHITLKEVANVNYNAEEDTTVVLIDDEKYLPNILRTLWENNGRENVHQPSRYVIHLAGEQEVSNLVVDDPHKNLKRRIYDAVFRIVPEGFKIMKDISRGDIISVIATDELIKDEWIEKAEGYIVELNTPKTWD, from the coding sequence ATGTATATTGAATCAAATGATCCAGAAGGGGCAAAAGTCTATGATATGATTATTAGACAGATCTTTCAAGATTTAGTCCTACCACCTTCTATTGATGATATGCGTGCTTATGTTAATCCAGATGAGGTTTGTTTCATTATAGCTATTAAAATGAGAAAAACTTCTAAGCACATTACTTTAAAAGAAGTAGCTAATGTTAACTATAATGCAGAAGAAGATACTACTGTTGTTTTAATTGATGATGAAAAATATCTTCCAAATATTCTTAGAACTCTTTGGGAAAATAATGGTAGGGAAAATGTTCATCAACCAAGCAGATATGTTATTCACTTAGCTGGAGAACAAGAGGTGTCTAATTTAGTTGTAGATGATCCTCATAAAAACCTTAAAAGAAGAATCTATGATGCGGTATTTAGGATAGTTCCTGAAGGATTTAAAATAATGAAAGATATTTCTCGTGGAGATATCATTTCTGTTATAGCTACTGATGAATTAATTAAAGATGAATGGATTGAAAAAGCTGAAGGGTATATTGTAGAATTAAATACTCCTAAAACTTGGGATTAG
- a CDS encoding methanogenesis marker 15 protein produces MVQIALVSCGTEYSGIQKEIEKAALKFGAEIILPEIDLDYINEAYEKFGFSAQSSSLKLMIARAMSIVEGKCKPDAVFIATCFRCAEGALVRNEVRRFIQNNTRIPVVTYSFTERTKADELFIRMEALATTVTRRSILAREKQEGLTLGLDSGSTTTKAVLMENNKVIGTGWTSTKDIVESAQTAAAEAFEGTGYKWDDIEGIGTTGYGRFTMGQEFGAELVQEELSVNAKGAVYLAGRQKGEATVLDIGGMDNKVITVNNGIPDNFTMGGICAGASGRFLDMTSRRLDVDITELGPLAVQGDWRRAMLNSYCIVFGIQDLVTTLAAGGSKADVAAAACHSVSEQVYEQQLQEIDIREPLIQVGGTSLISGLVEAVSETLGGIEVIVPKYSQHIGAVGAALLVSGMGKRQE; encoded by the coding sequence ATGGTACAAATTGCACTGGTTTCTTGTGGTACTGAGTATAGTGGTATTCAAAAAGAAATTGAAAAGGCAGCTCTTAAATTTGGAGCTGAAATCATCCTTCCTGAAATTGATTTGGATTATATTAATGAAGCTTATGAGAAATTCGGTTTTTCTGCTCAAAGTTCAAGTTTAAAACTTATGATTGCAAGAGCTATGTCTATTGTTGAAGGTAAATGTAAACCTGATGCAGTATTTATTGCTACTTGTTTCAGGTGTGCTGAGGGAGCATTGGTAAGGAATGAAGTAAGGCGCTTTATCCAAAACAACACCCGTATTCCGGTAGTCACTTATTCATTTACTGAAAGAACAAAAGCTGATGAGCTATTCATCCGTATGGAAGCATTAGCTACTACTGTAACACGTAGAAGTATTCTTGCTCGTGAAAAGCAAGAAGGCCTTACTCTTGGTTTGGACTCTGGTTCTACTACTACAAAAGCTGTTTTGATGGAAAACAATAAGGTTATTGGAACTGGCTGGACTTCTACTAAAGATATTGTTGAATCTGCACAAACTGCAGCTGCAGAAGCATTTGAAGGTACAGGTTACAAATGGGATGATATTGAAGGGATAGGAACAACTGGCTATGGTAGATTTACTATGGGTCAAGAATTTGGAGCGGAACTTGTCCAAGAAGAGTTATCTGTAAATGCAAAAGGTGCAGTATACCTAGCAGGTCGTCAAAAAGGTGAAGCTACTGTACTCGATATTGGAGGTATGGATAACAAGGTTATTACTGTAAATAACGGTATTCCTGATAACTTTACTATGGGAGGTATCTGTGCAGGTGCATCTGGCAGATTCTTAGATATGACTTCTCGTAGATTAGATGTAGATATTACAGAACTTGGTCCACTTGCAGTACAAGGTGACTGGAGAAGAGCTATGTTAAATTCATATTGTATTGTATTTGGTATTCAAGACTTAGTAACTACCCTTGCTGCCGGTGGTTCTAAAGCAGATGTAGCAGCTGCTGCATGTCACTCTGTATCTGAACAAGTATATGAACAGCAATTACAAGAGATTGATATTCGTGAACCTTTAATCCAAGTAGGAGGAACTAGTTTAATTTCTGGACTTGTTGAAGCAGTAAGTGAAACTTTAGGCGGAATTGAAGTTATCGTACCAAAATATTCACAGCACATTGGTGCTGTAGGTGCAGCTTTACTTGTATCTGGTATGGGTAAGAGACAGGAATAG
- a CDS encoding methanogenesis marker 5 protein: MVKVAIYPPNSLVLADLIERKGHTPLALQKQIRQKIKDPEIDSPPMNITEEDPINGLKYAAIEVPSGVRGRMSIIGPLIDAAEAAIIVDDAPFGFGCVGCARTNELSIFCLRKKDIPTLELVYPTDEDGTMLMVNQIMEFLDSLPGGGGDLEGDDDILEETTKEEVEGGE; this comes from the coding sequence ATGGTAAAAGTAGCTATTTATCCACCAAATTCATTGGTTTTAGCTGACTTAATTGAGAGAAAAGGCCACACTCCTTTAGCTCTTCAAAAACAAATAAGACAAAAAATTAAAGACCCGGAGATTGATTCACCTCCAATGAATATTACAGAAGAAGATCCAATTAATGGATTAAAATATGCTGCTATTGAAGTGCCTTCTGGTGTAAGGGGAAGGATGTCCATTATTGGACCTCTTATAGATGCAGCAGAGGCAGCAATTATTGTTGATGATGCTCCATTTGGTTTTGGTTGTGTAGGATGTGCAAGAACAAATGAATTATCTATTTTCTGTTTACGTAAAAAAGATATACCTACTTTAGAACTTGTTTATCCTACTGATGAAGATGGCACAATGCTTATGGTAAATCAAATTATGGAATTCTTAGACTCTTTACCTGGCGGTGGAGGAGACCTAGAAGGGGATGATGATATTCTAGAAGAAACTACTAAAGAAGAAGTAGAGGGAGGAGAATAA
- a CDS encoding methanogenesis marker 6 protein produces MTANLCITPELGKEDMDPEVSTRMIILSSKANVSESEVVNFLHLLNLPITVKWTCYGAMISGKDKYVKQAIRELRKLDPYGIFTKERGFAPGDPRRCRGHRYGPREGFHQMEKEFKILDYVGEALKNPREVVIEKKEPVSVDYFREVLENSLKKEKSEEDKE; encoded by the coding sequence ATGACTGCAAATTTATGTATAACTCCAGAATTAGGTAAAGAGGATATGGATCCTGAAGTTTCAACAAGGATGATTATTTTAAGTTCAAAAGCAAATGTAAGTGAAAGTGAAGTTGTAAACTTCTTACACCTTTTAAACTTGCCTATTACGGTTAAATGGACTTGTTACGGTGCTATGATTAGTGGAAAAGATAAATATGTTAAGCAAGCTATTAGAGAGCTCCGTAAACTAGACCCTTATGGAATCTTTACAAAGGAAAGAGGTTTTGCCCCAGGTGACCCAAGAAGATGTAGGGGCCATAGATATGGGCCAAGAGAAGGTTTCCATCAAATGGAGAAGGAATTTAAAATTCTTGATTATGTTGGTGAAGCTTTAAAAAACCCAAGAGAAGTTGTAATTGAGAAAAAAGAACCTGTTTCTGTAGATTACTTTAGGGAAGTTTTAGAAAACTCTTTAAAAAAGGAAAAAAGTGAGGAAGACAAAGAATAA
- the mmp3 gene encoding methyl-coenzyme M reductase-associated protein Mmp3 produces MLIKINGDHVDIPEGSTIKDAIKLSNAPYSEGSIVCLIKGESEIQSNILKYKIKTPKGSILIELEVSEKSKPLTDFFKENYSQFISNNVRWETSNEVAIGPVSSNFEPSHDEFAYFDNEVLISLSGFSNDATHIIFVKDDHSNVYGVPKYSDRGVFARVIGGRKTLFSLTDDEILSIEPIIERSTVKDSTGGSNLDEVLEEGNQLFTYVLFEPNFNSPKSVEHLFSLIRNDKIEVSFESNSFVGFYELTGLTKDKEEITERKRGTVTLRNDGKGKGRVYIYREDRVRAETHTNLATVKQGMELFDIAKKGDLITVRSSPDIIMLMMMTQKEAEEKLQSLGINHIRTGNEDDDAIIVTQEPENTVNILENKEVSTFGLSSDELLKVKFTDKAPRTRWYLEKITGLAEKPVGTLKVYFAVPDMNMFMFHGNTDESKGLIPENTPSDIMKAGEIGVTNMSKKNLGLIGIRTVDTDDFGPTGEPFSATNVVGEVVGNIEGLNKLKDGSTLYIYQVYEDDK; encoded by the coding sequence ATGCTAATAAAAATTAATGGAGATCATGTGGATATTCCTGAAGGCTCTACTATCAAAGATGCTATAAAGCTTTCAAATGCTCCTTATAGTGAAGGTAGTATTGTTTGTCTTATTAAAGGAGAAAGTGAAATACAAAGTAATATTCTCAAATATAAGATAAAAACACCTAAAGGAAGTATTCTCATTGAATTAGAAGTTTCTGAAAAATCAAAACCTTTAACTGATTTTTTCAAAGAAAATTATTCTCAGTTTATCTCTAATAATGTTCGTTGGGAAACATCTAATGAAGTAGCTATTGGTCCTGTTAGTTCTAATTTTGAACCATCTCATGATGAATTTGCATATTTCGATAATGAAGTTTTAATTAGTTTATCAGGATTTTCTAATGATGCTACTCACATAATTTTTGTAAAAGATGATCACTCTAATGTTTATGGTGTTCCAAAATATAGTGACCGTGGAGTATTTGCAAGAGTTATAGGTGGAAGAAAAACATTATTTTCATTAACTGATGATGAAATTTTATCTATTGAACCTATTATTGAGCGTAGTACTGTTAAAGATAGTACTGGAGGTTCCAATTTAGATGAAGTTTTAGAAGAGGGAAATCAACTATTTACCTATGTTCTTTTTGAACCTAACTTTAATTCTCCTAAATCTGTTGAACATTTATTCTCATTAATTAGAAATGATAAAATTGAAGTTAGTTTTGAATCTAACTCTTTTGTAGGGTTCTATGAATTAACTGGTTTAACTAAGGATAAAGAGGAAATTACAGAACGTAAAAGAGGAACAGTTACCTTAAGAAATGATGGAAAAGGTAAAGGTAGAGTTTATATTTATAGAGAAGACAGAGTTAGAGCTGAAACTCACACTAATTTAGCAACTGTTAAACAAGGTATGGAATTGTTTGATATAGCTAAAAAAGGAGATTTAATTACTGTAAGAAGTAGTCCTGATATAATCATGCTTATGATGATGACTCAAAAAGAGGCAGAAGAAAAACTTCAATCTCTAGGTATTAATCATATAAGAACTGGAAATGAAGATGATGATGCAATTATCGTCACTCAAGAACCAGAGAATACTGTTAATATATTAGAAAATAAAGAAGTTAGTACTTTTGGCCTTTCAAGTGATGAGTTACTTAAAGTTAAATTTACTGATAAGGCTCCAAGAACTAGGTGGTATTTAGAAAAAATCACTGGTCTTGCAGAAAAACCAGTTGGAACATTGAAAGTTTACTTTGCAGTTCCAGATATGAATATGTTTATGTTCCATGGTAATACTGATGAATCTAAGGGGCTTATTCCTGAAAATACTCCAAGCGACATTATGAAGGCAGGAGAAATAGGGGTAACTAATATGTCTAAGAAGAATTTAGGCCTTATTGGTATAAGGACTGTGGATACTGATGATTTTGGACCTACCGGTGAACCATTCTCAGCTACTAATGTTGTAGGTGAAGTTGTTGGTAATATTGAAGGTTTAAATAAGCTTAAAGATGGAAGCACCCTTTATATTTATCAAGTTTATGAGGATGATAAATAA
- a CDS encoding amino acid ABC transporter ATP-binding protein produces the protein MSLLEVKNLKKSFGDNVVLEDISFNVEKGEVLSIIGPSGSGKSTLLRCITKLETEDSGIIDFDGTFGLVFQNFNLFPHHSLMKNITNAPLRVQKRDKEEVFAHARDLLKKMDLEDKEDAYPSELSGGQQQRVSIARALAMNPDILFFDEPTSALDPELTGEILQVIKDLAAEHMTMVIVTHEMNFARNVSDDIIFMDGGVIVEQGTPEEVFSSDNKRMKDFLGKFYE, from the coding sequence ATGAGTTTATTAGAAGTTAAAAATCTTAAAAAAAGTTTTGGCGATAATGTGGTTTTAGAAGATATCTCTTTTAATGTGGAAAAAGGAGAAGTGTTATCTATTATTGGACCTTCAGGATCTGGTAAATCTACATTACTTAGATGTATTACTAAATTAGAAACTGAAGATAGCGGAATCATTGATTTTGATGGAACATTTGGCTTAGTCTTCCAGAACTTTAATCTATTCCCTCATCATTCTTTGATGAAAAACATTACTAATGCTCCTTTAAGAGTTCAAAAAAGAGATAAAGAAGAAGTATTTGCCCATGCAAGGGATTTACTTAAAAAAATGGATTTGGAAGATAAAGAAGATGCTTATCCATCTGAATTGTCTGGGGGTCAACAGCAAAGGGTATCTATTGCACGGGCTCTTGCTATGAATCCAGATATTTTATTCTTTGATGAACCTACTTCTGCTCTAGATCCAGAGCTTACTGGTGAGATTTTACAAGTTATTAAGGATTTAGCTGCAGAACATATGACAATGGTTATTGTTACTCATGAGATGAACTTTGCCCGTAATGTCTCTGATGATATTATCTTCATGGATGGAGGAGTAATAGTAGAACAAGGTACTCCTGAAGAAGTATTCTCATCAGACAACAAAAGAATGAAAGATTTCTTAGGTAAATTCTATGAATGA
- a CDS encoding amino acid ABC transporter permease — MLLSKIIEELMWGMCTSIEIFSLTLLFSIPLGLLVAAGRISSFKPLRWLMKAYISIMRGTPLMLQLIVVFFSPYYIFGISLSSEFRMIAVIIAFTINYAAYFAEIFRGGIESIPKGQYEAAQVLGYSRLETFFIVILPQVVKIVLPSITNEVITLVKDTSLSFVLAIPEMFTVAKQIAAAEASISALLIAGVFYYVFNGIVAFIMEHFEARLDYYDT; from the coding sequence ATGTTATTAAGTAAAATTATTGAAGAATTAATGTGGGGTATGTGTACTTCTATTGAAATATTCTCACTTACCTTATTATTCTCTATTCCACTTGGTTTACTTGTGGCAGCAGGAAGAATAAGTAGTTTTAAACCATTAAGATGGTTAATGAAAGCGTATATTTCAATAATGAGAGGTACTCCATTGATGTTACAATTAATTGTTGTATTCTTTTCACCATACTACATATTTGGCATAAGTCTTTCAAGTGAATTTAGAATGATTGCAGTTATCATTGCTTTTACTATTAACTATGCAGCATACTTTGCAGAGATTTTCCGTGGCGGGATTGAATCTATTCCTAAAGGGCAATATGAAGCTGCACAAGTTTTAGGTTATAGTAGATTGGAGACATTCTTTATAGTTATTTTGCCTCAAGTTGTAAAAATAGTACTTCCTTCTATAACTAATGAGGTCATTACCCTTGTAAAGGATACTTCTCTTTCATTTGTACTTGCAATTCCAGAAATGTTTACTGTTGCAAAACAAATTGCAGCAGCTGAAGCATCTATTTCAGCATTGTTAATTGCAGGTGTATTTTACTATGTCTTTAATGGTATTGTAGCATTTATTATGGAACACTTTGAAGCTAGATTAGATTATTATGACACATAG
- a CDS encoding amino acid ABC transporter substrate-binding protein, whose product MNKKIGIIIGIVLLAFLVIGASSAGFLDFLGGNGTADNDNKTLVVGFDAEFPPYGYKDDNGEYVGFDLDLAQEVCDRNNWTLVKQPIDWDAKDSELDSGSIDCIWNGFTINGRENNYTWSKPYIDNKQVVVVKTDSGINNLADLKGKIVETQKDSSALAALEGDQKSLADTFKTLTQIADYNTAFMDLESGACDAVAIDIGVAQYQINQKGSDQYKILDEEISSEQYGVGFKKGNDELKDQVQKTLDEMFEDGTVEKIAQKYNTYGVPGSLITK is encoded by the coding sequence ATGAATAAAAAAATAGGAATTATTATAGGGATTGTATTATTAGCATTCTTAGTCATCGGTGCATCTAGCGCAGGTTTCTTAGACTTCTTAGGTGGTAATGGAACTGCTGATAATGACAACAAAACTCTTGTTGTTGGTTTCGATGCAGAATTTCCTCCATACGGATACAAAGATGATAATGGGGAATATGTTGGATTTGACTTGGACTTAGCTCAAGAAGTTTGTGATAGAAATAATTGGACTTTAGTAAAGCAACCAATAGATTGGGATGCTAAAGACAGTGAATTAGACTCTGGCTCTATTGACTGTATTTGGAATGGATTTACAATTAACGGTAGAGAAAATAACTACACATGGTCTAAACCATACATTGACAACAAACAAGTGGTTGTTGTAAAAACTGATTCTGGTATTAACAATTTAGCTGATTTAAAAGGTAAAATTGTAGAAACCCAAAAAGACTCCTCTGCTTTAGCAGCTCTTGAAGGAGATCAAAAATCTTTAGCTGACACCTTTAAAACCTTAACTCAAATTGCTGATTATAACACTGCATTTATGGATTTAGAATCTGGTGCATGTGATGCAGTTGCAATTGATATTGGTGTAGCACAATACCAAATCAATCAAAAAGGCAGTGACCAATACAAAATATTAGATGAAGAAATTTCTTCAGAACAATATGGTGTAGGTTTCAAAAAGGGTAATGATGAATTAAAAGACCAAGTCCAAAAAACATTAGATGAAATGTTTGAAGACGGAACAGTTGAAAAAATTGCACAAAAATACAATACTTACGGTGTTCCAGGTTCTCTTATTACAAAATAA
- a CDS encoding methanogenesis marker 2 protein, which yields MDFNELVKSLQEFVGVSRKNSIEKVTKTLGEVYNISGEVLLDFGDDASAIDIGNNKVILLAADGIWGQLMSVNPYWAGYCSVLVNVNDIAAMGGKPIAMVNTMSILDDEIYDDLLQGIVDGCKKFNVPMVGGHLHPDSEFNSLDVAIVGIAHKDSLITSAGANVGDKVLVAIDTDGRQHPQFALNWDTTYEKDEKLVQDQIKVMQEIAEAHLPTAGKDISNPGTLGTLEMLLEASGVGACVNLESIPRNPDVPWDEWLRAYPGAAFVLTAKEENCQEIIDKLSSYSFDVAVVGDIIKEKKLYLEYGDEKAVLFSQNKNPILKMNE from the coding sequence ATGGATTTTAATGAACTTGTTAAATCACTTCAAGAATTCGTAGGAGTTAGTAGAAAAAACTCTATTGAAAAGGTTACAAAAACTTTAGGTGAAGTTTATAATATCTCTGGTGAAGTTCTACTTGATTTTGGAGATGATGCTTCAGCTATTGATATAGGAAATAATAAAGTTATTTTACTTGCTGCTGATGGGATTTGGGGTCAATTGATGAGTGTAAATCCTTATTGGGCAGGTTATTGTTCTGTACTTGTTAATGTTAATGATATTGCTGCTATGGGTGGAAAACCAATAGCTATGGTAAATACGATGTCTATTTTAGATGATGAAATCTATGATGATTTGCTTCAAGGCATTGTAGATGGATGCAAGAAGTTTAATGTTCCTATGGTTGGGGGACATCTCCATCCAGATTCTGAATTTAATTCATTAGATGTAGCTATTGTAGGTATTGCTCACAAGGATTCATTAATTACATCTGCTGGTGCAAATGTTGGAGATAAAGTACTTGTTGCAATTGATACTGATGGCAGACAACATCCCCAATTTGCTTTAAATTGGGATACAACATATGAAAAAGATGAAAAATTAGTTCAAGATCAAATAAAAGTTATGCAAGAGATTGCTGAAGCTCACTTGCCGACAGCAGGTAAGGATATTAGTAATCCTGGAACTTTAGGTACTTTAGAAATGCTACTTGAGGCATCTGGTGTTGGAGCTTGTGTAAATTTAGAGTCAATTCCAAGAAATCCGGATGTTCCATGGGATGAATGGCTTAGAGCTTATCCTGGTGCTGCTTTTGTCTTGACTGCTAAAGAAGAAAACTGCCAAGAAATCATTGACAAGCTAAGCTCATATTCATTTGATGTTGCTGTTGTTGGGGATATTATTAAAGAGAAAAAACTTTATTTAGAATATGGTGATGAAAAAGCAGTTTTATTCAGTCAAAATAAAAACCCTATCTTAAAAATGAATGAATAA
- a CDS encoding PIN domain-containing protein: protein MNNLYYILDASAFINGFEPRSQFNFTVSEITEEVKDLKSKILLDQSIEEGKIIIKEPKDEFIQELNEIISESGDDLRLSEADKKLLALALDLLNGENVEIKVLTDDYSMQNVLKILNIPYDSIITEGIKGVYNWVKTCEGCKKEFDADYAFEDCEICGSKVFKRRIKTY, encoded by the coding sequence ATGAATAATTTATATTATATCTTAGATGCTTCTGCATTTATAAATGGCTTTGAACCTAGAAGTCAATTTAACTTTACAGTTTCTGAGATTACTGAGGAAGTTAAAGACTTAAAATCTAAGATATTGCTAGATCAATCTATTGAAGAAGGAAAAATTATAATTAAAGAGCCAAAGGATGAGTTTATTCAAGAGTTAAATGAAATAATCTCTGAATCAGGAGATGACTTACGTTTATCTGAGGCTGATAAAAAATTATTGGCTTTAGCTTTAGACTTATTAAATGGGGAAAATGTAGAAATCAAAGTTTTAACTGATGATTATTCAATGCAAAATGTTTTGAAAATCTTAAATATTCCTTATGACAGTATCATTACAGAAGGAATTAAAGGAGTTTATAATTGGGTTAAAACTTGTGAAGGATGTAAAAAAGAGTTTGATGCAGATTATGCCTTTGAGGATTGTGAAATCTGCGGATCTAAAGTATTTAAAAGAAGAATAAAAACATATTAA